One Bacillus kexueae DNA segment encodes these proteins:
- a CDS encoding STAS domain-containing protein yields MGENKMVPTFIEKNREVIIETWTQQLLEEKEQYSNTVTEQVFSTISNDYISMLNLYYFTPEQKISPKAEELSRKFVQAGWPIHMVTKSLSIFERVVFQMLAKKESSERHVELLWEIEKVVSPINAELLQQYTATFERTIDLQKIALQELSAPLIPVFDRIAVMPLVGTIDTDRAKRIMENLLNGVVKYRSEVVLIDITGVPVVDTMVAHHIIQAAEAVRLVGAKCLLVGIRPEIAQTIVNLGIDLSNITTKNTLLKGIETALQMTNRKIVEVEGE; encoded by the coding sequence ATGGGAGAGAACAAAATGGTACCAACATTCATTGAAAAAAATAGAGAAGTAATTATCGAAACGTGGACACAACAATTACTAGAAGAAAAAGAGCAATATTCGAATACCGTGACAGAGCAAGTCTTTTCTACGATTTCTAATGATTATATCTCCATGTTAAACCTTTATTATTTCACCCCTGAACAGAAAATTTCCCCGAAAGCTGAGGAGCTTTCTCGAAAGTTTGTGCAGGCTGGTTGGCCGATACATATGGTTACGAAGAGCTTAAGTATATTTGAACGCGTGGTCTTTCAAATGTTGGCAAAAAAAGAGTCATCAGAGAGACATGTGGAGCTTCTTTGGGAGATTGAGAAAGTGGTGTCTCCAATTAATGCCGAATTGCTCCAACAATATACTGCCACATTTGAACGAACTATCGATTTGCAAAAAATCGCTCTACAAGAATTGTCTGCCCCATTAATCCCAGTGTTTGATCGAATCGCAGTTATGCCGCTTGTGGGCACAATCGATACCGATCGTGCGAAACGTATAATGGAGAACTTATTAAATGGCGTCGTGAAGTATCGTTCTGAAGTAGTTCTAATCGATATTACAGGAGTACCTGTGGTTGATACGATGGTTGCGCACCATATCATCCAAGCTGCTGAGGCTGTTCGATTGGTTGGGGCTAAATGTTTGCTTGTCGGCATTCGTCCTGAAATCGCACAAACCATCGTTAACCTTGGTATCGACCTCAGTAACATTACAACGAAGAACACGTTATTAAAAGGAATTGAAACGGCTTTACAAATGACGAATCGTAAAATTGTTGAAGTGGAGGGTGAGTAA
- a CDS encoding PP2C family serine/threonine-protein phosphatase translates to MMQLQKTEKINVLAYQIEKIGNVYCGDSFYMLVTDESYLCVVADGLGSGEAAHVSSAAICQIIEQNKDESIETLMSLCNEEMKNKRGATVAILKIDLTTRECCYSSVGNIRFAFYIPSDRFIFPLPVSGYLSGKPQKYRIHRFQYEPESKFLMYTDGLSVTSNRPILKDSESVEEMSDSLKHLVPLRTDDLTYVVGQLF, encoded by the coding sequence ATGATGCAGTTGCAAAAAACGGAGAAAATTAATGTTCTCGCTTATCAAATTGAAAAAATCGGCAATGTTTATTGTGGAGATTCTTTTTATATGCTCGTAACGGATGAATCCTATTTATGTGTAGTGGCAGATGGGCTTGGTAGTGGTGAGGCAGCACATGTATCATCGGCTGCCATCTGTCAAATCATCGAACAAAATAAAGATGAATCAATCGAGACATTAATGTCTCTTTGTAATGAAGAGATGAAAAATAAGCGAGGAGCGACAGTTGCTATCTTGAAGATTGATTTGACAACGAGAGAATGTTGTTATAGTTCCGTCGGTAATATCCGCTTTGCCTTCTATATCCCTTCGGATCGCTTTATCTTTCCATTGCCTGTTAGCGGCTACTTATCAGGAAAACCTCAGAAATACCGAATTCATCGGTTTCAATATGAACCAGAGTCGAAATTTCTTATGTATACGGATGGCTTAAGTGTTACGTCCAATAGGCCAATCTTAAAAGATTCCGAATCGGTCGAGGAAATGTCTGATTCTTTAAAGCATCTCGTACCCCTTCGGACCGATGATTTAACATATGTAGTCGGACAATTATTTTAA
- the rsbW gene encoding anti-sigma B factor RsbW, translated as MEMIKDYVEMKFPAKPEYIGVVRLTLSGIASRMGFTYDEIEDLKVATSEACTNAVKHAYKEHPGEMIIGFGIYEDRLEVMVADRGESFEFDKLREQLGPYTPSIPIEDLNEGGLGLFLIDTLMDEVKVLAESGVTVFMTKFLNGERVENETVISKTETN; from the coding sequence ATGGAAATGATAAAAGATTATGTTGAGATGAAGTTTCCTGCGAAGCCGGAATACATTGGTGTTGTTCGTCTGACTCTTTCAGGAATAGCCAGTCGAATGGGTTTTACGTATGACGAAATTGAAGACTTAAAAGTTGCAACGAGTGAAGCTTGTACAAATGCTGTGAAACATGCTTACAAAGAGCATCCGGGCGAAATGATTATTGGCTTTGGGATTTATGAAGACCGGTTGGAAGTGATGGTGGCTGATCGCGGTGAAAGTTTTGAGTTTGATAAATTACGTGAACAGCTAGGCCCGTACACACCCTCTATACCGATTGAAGATTTAAACGAAGGAGGGTTAGGGTTATTCTTGATTGATACATTGATGGATGAGGTGAAAGTATTAGCTGAATCAGGTGTAACCGTCTTTATGACGAAGTTTTTAAATGGGGAGAGAGTCGAAAATGAAACAGTTATCTCCAAAACAGAAACGAACTAA
- the ndoA gene encoding type II toxin-antitoxin system endoribonuclease NdoA has product MIVKRGDVYFADLSPVVGSEQGGVRPVLIIQNDIGNRFSPTVIVAAITAQIQKAKLPTHVEIDAKKYGFERDSVILLEQIRTIDKQRLTDKITHLDDEMMEKVDEALQISLGLIDF; this is encoded by the coding sequence TTGATTGTTAAACGCGGCGACGTTTATTTTGCTGATTTATCCCCAGTTGTTGGTTCCGAGCAAGGAGGCGTTCGTCCTGTTTTAATCATCCAAAACGATATTGGAAATCGGTTCAGTCCAACGGTGATTGTTGCGGCCATTACCGCTCAAATTCAAAAGGCTAAGTTGCCTACTCATGTTGAAATTGATGCGAAAAAGTACGGTTTTGAACGTGATTCAGTCATATTGCTCGAACAAATCAGGACCATTGATAAACAACGGTTAACTGATAAAATTACTCATTTAGATGATGAAATGATGGAAAAAGTGGATGAGGCCTTACAAATTAGTCTAGGGCTTATCGACTTTTAA
- the sigB gene encoding RNA polymerase sigma factor SigB, translating to MKQLSPKQKRTKEEIHELIRLYQEHSDQEAQEQLIFQYENLVHSLARKYVNGKSYLEDLIQVGMVGLIGAIQRYDVTVGKPFEAFAIPTIVGEMKRYLRDKTWSVHVPRRIKELGPKIKSAVDHLTNELQRSPKVVEIAEYIDATEEEVLEAMEMGRSYQALSVDHAIEADSDGSTVTILDVIGQAEEGYEHINQRLTLQKILHVLTDREKQIIEHIFLNSKSQKETGELLGISQMHVSRLQRRAIDKLRKAARADMMESPS from the coding sequence ATGAAACAGTTATCTCCAAAACAGAAACGAACTAAAGAGGAGATTCATGAACTCATCCGTCTTTATCAAGAACATAGTGATCAAGAAGCTCAGGAACAACTCATTTTCCAATATGAAAACCTCGTACATTCATTAGCGCGCAAGTATGTAAATGGGAAAAGCTATTTAGAAGACCTCATCCAAGTCGGGATGGTGGGACTTATCGGCGCTATACAACGCTATGACGTAACCGTAGGGAAGCCGTTTGAGGCATTCGCCATCCCCACCATCGTTGGTGAGATGAAGCGATATTTGCGTGATAAAACTTGGAGTGTTCATGTTCCAAGACGTATTAAAGAACTAGGTCCGAAAATTAAATCAGCTGTCGACCACCTTACGAATGAACTTCAACGCTCGCCGAAAGTAGTCGAAATTGCTGAATATATTGATGCTACTGAAGAAGAAGTGTTAGAAGCGATGGAAATGGGGAGGAGCTATCAAGCGCTTTCTGTTGACCATGCGATCGAGGCGGATTCAGATGGAAGCACAGTAACGATACTGGACGTCATAGGGCAGGCGGAAGAAGGGTATGAGCACATTAATCAACGCCTCACCTTACAAAAAATACTTCACGTATTAACAGACCGTGAAAAACAAATTATTGAGCATATATTTTTGAATAGTAAAAGCCAAAAAGAAACTGGTGAATTGCTAGGTATCTCTCAGATGCATGTCTCACGATTGCAGCGCCGAGCGATTGATAAATTACGCAAAGCGGCTAGAGCAGATATGATGGAGTCACCCTCATGA
- a CDS encoding CopG family ribbon-helix-helix protein: MSESSATTEILVRLPQTLVSEIDGLVKQENGNRSDLIYQATKMYLRERKKRQIRESMRRGYMEMAKINLNIASEAFLAEYEADHTVERLVSGG; this comes from the coding sequence GTGTCTGAGTCCAGCGCAACAACTGAAATTTTAGTACGATTACCGCAAACACTTGTTTCTGAAATTGATGGTTTAGTGAAACAGGAAAACGGAAATAGAAGTGATCTTATTTATCAAGCCACTAAAATGTATTTACGTGAACGTAAGAAGCGCCAAATTCGTGAATCGATGAGACGTGGTTATATGGAAATGGCAAAGATTAATTTAAATATCGCTTCTGAAGCCTTTCTAGCTGAGTATGAAGCGGACCACACCGTTGAACGCTTAGTAAGCGGGGGGTAA
- a CDS encoding STAS domain-containing protein: MQIQRIPILKLYNCLLVSIQLELDDQTALQFQEDLLNKIHTTGARGVVIDLTSVEVIDSFIAKILGDVINMSKLMGARVVLTGIQPAVAITLIELGIELREVHTALDLEKGLEKLQQELGGSR, encoded by the coding sequence ATGCAAATTCAACGTATTCCTATTTTAAAATTATATAATTGCTTGCTCGTTTCCATTCAGTTAGAGCTTGATGACCAAACGGCTTTACAATTTCAAGAAGATTTACTTAATAAAATTCATACGACCGGTGCCAGAGGAGTCGTGATTGACTTAACGTCGGTTGAGGTGATTGATTCCTTCATCGCCAAAATATTAGGGGATGTTATCAATATGTCAAAGCTGATGGGAGCAAGGGTTGTCTTGACTGGAATCCAGCCTGCTGTTGCAATCACGCTAATTGAATTAGGGATTGAACTTCGTGAGGTACATACCGCGCTTGATCTTGAAAAAGGCCTTGAGAAACTTCAGCAGGAGTTGGGGGGAAGCCGATGA
- a CDS encoding PP2C family protein-serine/threonine phosphatase codes for MDSQNERMLIYKKLVEDFIEQKTEETLYEGQKFSRHVIEQQIAPDEIVSMHKKVMEELFPSLPSSVFHSFDFLLEVMIGYGLAYQEHQFLRNKQQELKSEMEIAANVQQTLLETEIPDVSCLDIGVKSVPAKIMNGDYYHFVQDEDTISVAIADVIGKGIPAALCMSMIKYAMDSLPESRKSPSRVLENLNSVVEQNVDESMFITMFFGMYDTVKHTFAFSSAGHEPGFYYSAKDDAFYDLKTKGLVLGINRNIEYRQYEKVLEIGDFIILLSDGVTETRTKEGFVERSTITSTIRKYMHLPAQECVNLVYSEFERMQDFQLQDDFTLILLKRKV; via the coding sequence ATGGATAGTCAGAATGAACGAATGCTTATATATAAAAAATTAGTAGAAGATTTTATCGAACAAAAGACAGAAGAAACGTTGTATGAAGGGCAAAAATTTAGCCGACACGTCATTGAACAACAAATTGCACCGGATGAAATTGTGAGCATGCATAAAAAAGTAATGGAAGAGCTTTTTCCATCACTGCCTTCCTCCGTTTTTCATTCCTTTGATTTTCTACTAGAAGTCATGATAGGTTATGGGCTAGCTTATCAAGAACATCAGTTTTTGCGGAATAAACAACAAGAGTTGAAGTCAGAAATGGAGATTGCGGCAAATGTCCAACAAACTCTTTTAGAGACGGAAATACCAGATGTGAGCTGTTTAGATATTGGCGTGAAAAGCGTTCCGGCAAAAATCATGAACGGCGATTACTATCATTTCGTTCAAGATGAAGACACGATCAGCGTCGCCATAGCGGATGTAATCGGAAAGGGAATACCAGCAGCATTATGTATGTCCATGATTAAGTATGCGATGGACAGTCTACCAGAATCGAGAAAAAGCCCAAGTAGAGTATTGGAAAACTTGAATAGCGTAGTGGAACAAAATGTAGATGAGAGTATGTTTATTACGATGTTTTTCGGTATGTACGATACAGTAAAGCATACATTTGCATTCTCATCAGCTGGTCATGAACCAGGGTTCTATTATTCTGCTAAGGATGATGCTTTTTATGATTTGAAGACAAAAGGACTTGTGTTAGGAATCAATCGAAACATTGAATATCGCCAATACGAAAAAGTATTAGAGATTGGTGATTTTATTATTTTACTGTCAGATGGGGTTACGGAAACGCGTACGAAAGAAGGATTTGTTGAACGAAGTACCATTACTTCTACGATTCGAAAGTATATGCATTTACCTGCTCAAGAGTGTGTAAATCTCGTTTATAGCGAATTTGAACGAATGCAGGATTTTCAACTCCAAGATGATTTTACATTAATTCTTTTAAAACGTAAGGTTTAG
- a CDS encoding anti-sigma factor antagonist, producing MNLTININETKNEVFVHLKGEIDAFTAPKLKESLMPYSEKENVYMTVCLQDVQYMDSTGLGVFVGLLKSVRKHNGHLKLTDLSPRLERLFSITGLSDIIDISTKAVGEN from the coding sequence ATGAATTTAACGATTAATATAAATGAGACGAAGAATGAAGTGTTCGTACATTTGAAGGGGGAAATCGATGCGTTCACCGCTCCGAAATTAAAAGAGTCTTTAATGCCTTATTCCGAAAAAGAAAATGTGTATATGACGGTTTGTTTACAAGATGTGCAATATATGGATAGTACTGGGTTAGGAGTATTTGTTGGATTGTTAAAGAGTGTACGAAAGCATAACGGTCATCTTAAGCTAACGGATTTGTCCCCTCGATTAGAGCGACTATTTTCGATAACAGGCTTAAGTGACATCATCGATATTTCAACCAAAGCAGTAGGTGAGAACTAA
- a CDS encoding alpha/beta hydrolase — protein sequence MKVNKSEILTNGNSISYTHIETGSQSVCFMFSGSGYNYDKPLFYYATMTMLQNKIDIVHIHYSYGEDFFQKPLEEITKTMTDDVNPVILEFLKKSQYNETIFLGKSLGTIPIANDLMKRDEFLKSKMILLTPLLKFDSIFDSILNSQHEGLLVIGDKDHYFDSTKVEQLIKSNLEIHVVPNANHSLDVGTFETTNSLFALTKVMEKLQETISTY from the coding sequence ATGAAAGTCAATAAAAGTGAGATACTAACAAACGGCAATTCGATTAGTTATACACATATAGAAACAGGCTCCCAATCGGTTTGCTTTATGTTTTCAGGTTCAGGATACAATTACGATAAACCCCTATTCTATTATGCAACTATGACAATGCTCCAAAACAAAATTGACATAGTTCATATCCATTACTCGTATGGGGAAGATTTCTTTCAAAAGCCTCTTGAAGAAATCACCAAAACAATGACGGATGATGTTAACCCTGTCATTTTAGAATTTCTCAAAAAAAGCCAATACAACGAAACCATTTTTTTAGGAAAATCCCTTGGTACAATTCCAATTGCCAATGATCTAATGAAAAGAGATGAATTCCTAAAATCAAAAATGATTTTATTAACCCCTCTGTTGAAATTTGATTCGATCTTTGACTCCATCTTAAATAGCCAACATGAAGGGTTGTTAGTTATCGGGGACAAAGATCACTATTTCGATTCAACCAAAGTTGAACAATTAATTAAATCAAATTTAGAGATTCATGTTGTCCCAAATGCTAATCATTCCTTAGATGTTGGTACATTTGAAACAACAAATTCACTTTTTGCTTTAACAAAGGTAATGGAAAAACTACAGGAAACCATCAGTACATATTAG
- a CDS encoding anti-sigma regulatory factor, with translation MTNESYVKIVTEWDIVAARQLGRNLAKELGFGSVDQARITTAISELARNIYLYAEEGHIYIERIDHVGKSGMKVVAKDQGPGISDIRKVMEDGFSTSGGLGAGLPGVKRLMDDFDIVSNMGEGTEITVVKWLR, from the coding sequence ATGACCAACGAGTCTTATGTAAAAATTGTGACAGAGTGGGACATCGTAGCTGCCCGCCAATTAGGTCGCAACCTAGCGAAAGAGCTCGGGTTTGGCTCGGTCGACCAAGCTAGGATAACGACTGCGATTTCAGAGCTTGCTCGAAATATTTATCTATATGCTGAAGAGGGGCATATATACATTGAACGAATTGATCATGTTGGGAAATCGGGAATGAAAGTGGTCGCCAAAGATCAAGGCCCTGGCATTTCCGACATTCGAAAGGTGATGGAGGATGGCTTCTCAACATCGGGAGGATTAGGTGCTGGACTGCCGGGAGTTAAGCGATTAATGGATGACTTTGATATTGTGTCTAACATGGGAGAAGGGACAGAAATAACCGTTGTGAAATGGCTTCGATAG
- a CDS encoding LolA family protein, with amino-acid sequence MRRGFLLLLVFVLVSGILAACGGKSQEDITNSLDKKVEELNGYKTDAKMTIQTGEEPQVYEVEVWHKKPNYYRVALKNASKEQSQIILRNDDGVFVLTPALNKSFRFQSEWPQNSSQAYLYESLVKDVLNDGEATFEAVENTYVFGTKTNYQNSNMLPYQEITFNKDLSPMGVKVLDVDKNPLVTVEFSNFEANPKFDANAFDMEKNMSNAQVEIPTLAQEMEDKFAVMYPKEEHLPPGITLTQEKEVATEDGKRIVLTYSGERSFTLIQERASIAPVTTAEYVSGEPVDLGFTVGALTEKSVTWSYDGVNYMLASSDLTQDEMISIAQSVQAQAGK; translated from the coding sequence TTGAGGAGAGGCTTTCTGTTACTATTGGTTTTCGTGCTAGTGAGCGGAATTTTAGCAGCGTGCGGGGGGAAGTCGCAAGAAGATATTACGAATTCACTTGATAAAAAGGTGGAAGAATTAAACGGGTATAAAACGGATGCGAAGATGACGATTCAAACGGGGGAAGAGCCACAAGTTTATGAAGTTGAGGTTTGGCATAAAAAGCCAAACTACTATCGAGTGGCGTTGAAAAACGCAAGTAAAGAACAAAGCCAAATTATACTCAGAAATGATGATGGGGTATTCGTGTTGACACCGGCACTCAACAAAAGCTTCCGCTTTCAAAGTGAGTGGCCACAAAATAGTAGCCAAGCATATTTGTATGAATCACTTGTAAAAGATGTATTAAATGATGGAGAGGCTACATTTGAGGCGGTCGAAAACACATACGTATTTGGGACAAAAACGAACTATCAAAATAGCAATATGCTTCCTTATCAAGAAATAACATTTAATAAAGATTTATCTCCGATGGGGGTAAAAGTGCTAGATGTAGATAAAAATCCGCTCGTGACAGTTGAGTTTTCAAATTTCGAAGCGAATCCGAAATTTGATGCAAATGCATTTGACATGGAGAAAAATATGTCCAATGCACAAGTAGAAATACCAACTCTCGCACAAGAGATGGAAGATAAGTTTGCTGTTATGTATCCGAAGGAAGAACATTTACCACCAGGCATTACGTTAACGCAAGAAAAAGAGGTCGCGACTGAAGATGGAAAGCGAATTGTATTAACTTACAGTGGAGAACGTTCATTTACGTTAATACAAGAGCGAGCGTCCATTGCGCCTGTTACAACAGCTGAATACGTGAGTGGGGAACCAGTGGATTTAGGATTTACAGTTGGGGCACTTACCGAAAAATCGGTGACATGGTCTTATGACGGTGTAAACTATATGCTTGCATCAAGTGATTTGACGCAAGATGAAATGATTTCAATTGCCCAATCTGTTCAAGCTCAAGCTGGAAAGTAA
- the alr gene encoding alanine racemase, with protein MQNFYRDTWAEINLDHIEANVQSLKKQLPPNTEIMAVVKANAYGHGDLEVANAALKAGATRLAVAFLDEALALRKKGVTVPILVMGAVRPSDVTIAAENHISLTAYSKEWLKQAGKYLLHHEVSLHMKLDTGMGRLGIREEEELVESLSFIDTHACFQLEGVFTHFATADEKDTAYFKGQYDRFLTMLKHFEHKGVLIHCANSATSLRFPNDVFNAVRYGISMYGLPPSLDIVDEIPFKLKEAFSLHSSIVHIKKVKKGEKISYGATYTASEDEWIGTVPIGYADGWIRRLSGSDVLVDGERVPIVGRICMDQMMIKLKEEKPLGTKVTLIGSQKDQTISVNEVAKRLETINYEVPCMISWRVPRMFLKNGSIMEVRNSLL; from the coding sequence ATGCAGAACTTTTACCGTGATACGTGGGCAGAAATTAATTTAGATCATATTGAAGCGAATGTTCAATCATTGAAAAAACAATTACCACCTAATACGGAAATTATGGCTGTTGTAAAAGCGAATGCGTATGGTCATGGAGACCTTGAAGTGGCGAATGCGGCGTTAAAGGCAGGGGCTACACGTTTAGCAGTCGCTTTTTTAGATGAAGCCTTGGCGTTGCGAAAGAAAGGGGTAACAGTTCCAATTCTTGTCATGGGGGCTGTGCGACCATCTGATGTTACAATTGCTGCTGAAAATCATATTTCGTTAACAGCTTATTCAAAAGAATGGTTAAAACAAGCAGGGAAGTATTTGCTTCATCACGAAGTAAGTTTACACATGAAGCTGGACACAGGTATGGGAAGGCTCGGAATTCGAGAGGAAGAAGAGCTTGTCGAGTCACTTTCCTTTATTGATACTCATGCTTGCTTTCAATTGGAAGGTGTTTTCACTCATTTTGCAACAGCTGATGAAAAAGATACTGCGTATTTTAAAGGGCAATACGATCGTTTTCTAACGATGTTAAAGCATTTCGAGCATAAGGGTGTTTTAATTCATTGCGCCAATAGTGCAACGAGTTTACGTTTTCCAAACGATGTCTTTAATGCAGTGCGGTATGGAATTTCAATGTATGGTCTTCCGCCTTCATTAGACATTGTGGATGAAATTCCTTTCAAATTAAAAGAAGCGTTTTCTCTTCATTCATCGATCGTCCATATTAAAAAGGTGAAAAAGGGAGAGAAAATAAGCTACGGAGCGACGTATACAGCAAGTGAAGATGAATGGATTGGAACCGTACCGATTGGGTATGCAGATGGCTGGATTCGCCGTCTATCAGGAAGTGACGTACTCGTAGATGGAGAACGTGTACCAATCGTCGGCCGGATTTGTATGGACCAAATGATGATTAAATTAAAGGAAGAAAAACCACTCGGAACAAAAGTAACGTTAATCGGTTCACAAAAAGATCAAACCATTTCCGTTAATGAAGTGGCGAAAAGGCTTGAAACCATCAATTATGAAGTACCTTGTATGATTAGTTGGCGTGTTCCCCGTATGTTTTTAAAAAATGGGAGTATAATGGAAGTGAGAAACTCATTGCTTTAG
- a CDS encoding rhomboid family intramembrane serine protease, with amino-acid sequence MFTRNESFQTFVEKYPIITLICFFQLILWILFSLPFPIFTLYFGLLSGYNGGIDAGEWWRLLTPVFLHASFSHLLFNSLALILFAPPLERMLKGLKFTTFYFTTGILANVATYIIEPPFYIHVGASGAIYGLFGLYVFIAMKRPYYMDKQSKQLILTIIGIGLIMTFLSPNTNVVAHLAGLMAGFLLGPLFLKAHNN; translated from the coding sequence ATGTTTACTCGAAATGAAAGCTTTCAAACCTTCGTAGAGAAATACCCCATCATTACCTTAATCTGTTTCTTTCAACTCATTTTATGGATTTTATTCAGTTTACCATTCCCCATCTTCACGCTTTATTTCGGCCTTTTAAGTGGTTACAACGGAGGAATTGACGCAGGTGAATGGTGGAGACTACTAACTCCAGTGTTTCTTCACGCTAGTTTTTCCCACCTACTCTTTAATTCACTTGCCCTTATTCTATTTGCCCCGCCACTCGAGCGTATGTTAAAAGGATTGAAGTTTACTACCTTTTATTTCACAACGGGTATACTGGCTAATGTGGCGACTTACATTATTGAACCTCCATTTTACATTCATGTCGGAGCATCAGGTGCCATATATGGATTGTTCGGTCTCTACGTTTTTATCGCTATGAAACGTCCGTATTATATGGATAAACAAAGCAAGCAGCTTATTTTAACCATCATTGGAATTGGACTAATTATGACGTTTTTAAGTCCAAATACGAATGTCGTTGCGCATTTAGCTGGTCTTATGGCTGGGTTTCTTCTAGGACCACTATTTTTAAAAGCTCACAACAATTAG
- the acpS gene encoding holo-ACP synthase → MISGIGLDIVELQRISDLIARNERFVFRVLTEREKERYDELSEHRKIEYVAGRFAAKEAFSKAIGTGIGAQVSFQDIEVLNDELGRPVLHQMITHHTVHVTITHSNQFAVAQVIIEMIES, encoded by the coding sequence ATGATAAGTGGAATTGGGTTAGATATCGTAGAATTACAAAGAATAAGTGATCTAATTGCTCGTAATGAACGTTTTGTTTTTCGAGTATTAACGGAGCGTGAGAAAGAACGATACGATGAACTGTCTGAACATCGGAAGATTGAATATGTTGCTGGACGCTTTGCCGCAAAGGAAGCGTTTAGTAAAGCAATTGGTACAGGGATTGGTGCACAAGTTAGTTTCCAAGATATAGAGGTGTTAAATGATGAATTGGGTCGACCTGTTCTTCATCAAATGATTACCCATCATACTGTACATGTAACGATTACACATAGTAATCAGTTTGCGGTTGCGCAAGTAATTATCGAAATGATTGAAAGCTAG